One window of Cohnella hashimotonis genomic DNA carries:
- a CDS encoding Gfo/Idh/MocA family protein codes for MKTVTAAVIGAGGRGREYAQYALDQPGELRIIAVAEPDPIRREAFADQHGIDPSRRFDSWEALLAGPPVADAVLICTQDRMHYEPAVKSLELGYHVLLEKPMSNDPGECARLGQYAKRTDRVFAICHVLRYTPFFSTVKRLLDEGRIGEPVTIDLIENVGYWHQAHSFVRGSWRRADESNPMILAKSCHDLDILVWLAGADCDTLSSFGGLRHFKAENAPPGAPYRCLDGCPVSDECPYYAPDIYLNNEDKVSERILRGAISHDTSEEGVLEALRTGPYGRCVYRCDNDVVDHQVVAMEFANGITATFTMTAFTTDGGRTLKIMGTRGQLRAHMAKNAIEISDFKTGRVETIDLESTGLNHGGGDLGIMRDFTRLVRGEGNGASLSSADVSVQSHMMAFAAEQSRLERKTIPIRDLIASVSV; via the coding sequence ATGAAAACCGTAACGGCCGCCGTCATCGGCGCCGGAGGAAGAGGCAGAGAGTACGCCCAGTACGCGCTGGATCAGCCCGGGGAGCTGCGGATTATCGCCGTGGCGGAGCCCGACCCGATCCGGCGCGAGGCGTTCGCCGACCAGCACGGCATCGATCCGTCCAGGCGCTTCGACAGCTGGGAGGCGCTGCTCGCCGGGCCTCCCGTCGCGGATGCGGTCCTCATCTGCACGCAGGACCGGATGCACTACGAGCCCGCCGTCAAGTCGCTCGAGCTCGGCTACCACGTGCTGCTCGAAAAGCCGATGTCGAACGACCCGGGCGAATGCGCAAGGCTCGGCCAGTACGCCAAGCGCACGGACCGGGTATTCGCCATCTGTCACGTCCTTCGTTACACGCCTTTCTTTTCGACCGTCAAACGGCTGCTGGACGAAGGGCGGATCGGCGAGCCTGTCACGATCGACCTCATCGAAAACGTCGGGTACTGGCATCAGGCGCACAGCTTCGTCAGAGGCAGCTGGCGCAGAGCCGACGAGTCCAACCCGATGATCCTCGCCAAAAGCTGCCACGATCTCGACATTCTGGTGTGGCTGGCCGGCGCGGACTGCGACACGCTGTCTTCCTTCGGCGGGCTCAGGCACTTCAAGGCGGAAAACGCGCCGCCAGGCGCGCCGTACCGCTGCCTGGACGGCTGCCCGGTCAGCGACGAGTGCCCGTACTACGCGCCGGATATCTACCTGAACAACGAGGACAAGGTTTCGGAGCGGATTCTTCGCGGGGCGATCAGCCACGATACGAGCGAGGAAGGCGTGCTGGAGGCACTGCGCACCGGTCCCTACGGCAGATGCGTCTACCGCTGCGACAACGACGTCGTCGACCATCAGGTCGTCGCGATGGAATTCGCGAACGGCATCACGGCGACGTTCACGATGACCGCCTTCACGACGGACGGGGGCCGCACGCTCAAGATTATGGGCACCCGCGGACAATTGCGCGCGCACATGGCCAAGAACGCCATTGAGATTTCCGATTTTAAAACGGGACGCGTAGAGACGATCGATCTGGAATCGACCGGGCTGAACCACGGCGGCGGCGATCTGGGCATCATGCGCGACTTCACGCGGCTCGTACGAGGGGAGGGGAATGGAGCCAGCTTGTCTTCGGCCGACGTATCGGTGCAGAGCCATATGATGGCATTCGCCGCCGAGCAGTCGAGGCTCGAGCGCAAGACGATTCCGATTCGGGATTTGATCGCATCCGTAAGCGTTTAG
- a CDS encoding carbohydrate ABC transporter permease, giving the protein MVRTGKIGVFDVVNFLLLLFVAIAMLFPFLHMASVAISSPEYVVRNEISFFPKGLQFNALQAVFEDKRLWIGYRNSIGYVVLGLFISMALTITSAYALSRRGLVFYKPIMLYIVFTMMFHGGMIPFYLVARSYGLIDTIWAMVLPNAVVTVWLIIMRTFFSGMPVEVEESGRIDGLSDFTVLTHIVMPLSKPVLLTIGMFYTVAIWNDFQSALLLIREPNLFPLQLVIRNLVVVGQAGDVLEATTKDGHKVILESLKYGIILLGCLPVLIIYPFIQKHFEQGAMIGSVKG; this is encoded by the coding sequence ATGGTAAGAACAGGGAAAATCGGCGTATTCGACGTCGTCAACTTTTTGCTGCTGCTGTTCGTCGCGATCGCCATGCTGTTCCCGTTCCTGCATATGGCTTCCGTCGCGATCAGCTCGCCGGAATATGTCGTCCGCAACGAGATCAGCTTCTTTCCGAAAGGTCTGCAGTTCAACGCCTTGCAGGCTGTGTTCGAAGACAAGCGGCTGTGGATCGGCTACCGCAATTCGATCGGCTATGTCGTACTGGGTCTCTTTATATCGATGGCTCTGACGATTACTAGCGCCTATGCGCTCTCGCGCCGGGGCCTCGTTTTCTACAAGCCGATCATGCTGTACATCGTGTTCACGATGATGTTTCACGGGGGAATGATTCCGTTCTACCTGGTCGCGCGCTCCTACGGACTCATAGACACGATCTGGGCGATGGTGCTGCCCAACGCGGTCGTTACCGTCTGGCTTATCATCATGCGGACGTTTTTCTCCGGGATGCCCGTCGAGGTCGAGGAGTCGGGCCGCATCGACGGCTTGTCGGACTTCACGGTGCTGACGCACATCGTGATGCCGCTGTCCAAGCCGGTGCTGCTGACGATCGGCATGTTCTACACGGTTGCGATCTGGAACGACTTTCAGAGCGCGCTGCTGCTCATCCGCGAACCGAACCTGTTCCCGCTGCAGCTCGTCATTCGCAATCTCGTCGTCGTCGGGCAAGCGGGCGATGTGCTGGAGGCAACGACCAAGGACGGTCACAAGGTCATTCTCGAATCGTTGAAATACGGCATCATCCTGCTCGGCTGCTTGCCCGTCCTGATCATCTATCCGTTTATTCAGAAGCACTTCGAGCAAGGCGCCATGATCGGCTCCGTCAAGGGCTGA
- a CDS encoding ABC transporter permease, translating to MKQSVFYRIKRNKVYLLLLLPTLLYYLLFHYVPMFGIVVSFMDYNLFKGVWHSPWVGLKHYRMFLSNPDAWLIVRNTLLLGLYKFIFAFPAPIALAVLFYEMRWKKFRRFVQSVSYLPYFLSSVVLSSVMIMLLSPSTGWINKAIQSLGYEPINFLQRPEWFRTIYIASDIWQMTGYGTIIFLAALAAIDPQLYEAARMDGANRWKQTVHVTIPGIIPAIVIMFIMSISGIINIPFDKAFLIGNAGNMDTADIITTYVYRIGILGGGMSYATAINLSLGLVTMLLVYLTNAASRKVGETSLW from the coding sequence ATGAAGCAATCGGTTTTTTACCGCATCAAGCGCAATAAAGTCTACTTGCTGCTTTTGTTACCCACGCTGCTTTACTATCTTTTGTTCCACTACGTCCCGATGTTCGGGATCGTAGTCTCCTTCATGGACTACAACCTGTTCAAGGGCGTCTGGCACAGCCCATGGGTCGGGCTCAAGCATTACCGGATGTTTCTCAGCAATCCCGACGCCTGGCTTATTGTCCGCAACACGCTCTTATTGGGTTTATATAAGTTTATTTTCGCCTTCCCGGCGCCGATCGCGCTGGCCGTTTTGTTCTACGAGATGCGCTGGAAGAAGTTCAGGAGATTCGTGCAGTCCGTCAGTTACCTGCCGTATTTCCTCTCGAGCGTCGTACTGTCCAGCGTTATGATTATGCTGCTGTCCCCGAGCACCGGCTGGATCAACAAAGCCATTCAGTCCCTCGGCTACGAGCCGATCAACTTCCTGCAGCGGCCCGAATGGTTCCGGACGATCTATATCGCGTCGGATATCTGGCAGATGACGGGTTACGGTACGATCATCTTCCTCGCCGCGCTGGCTGCCATCGATCCGCAGCTGTACGAAGCGGCCCGGATGGACGGCGCGAACCGTTGGAAGCAGACGGTACACGTGACGATACCCGGCATCATCCCGGCGATTGTCATCATGTTCATCATGAGCATCAGCGGCATTATCAATATTCCGTTCGACAAGGCGTTTTTGATCGGCAATGCGGGCAATATGGACACCGCGGATATCATCACGACCTACGTCTACCGGATCGGCATTCTCGGCGGCGGCATGAGCTACGCGACGGCGATTAATTTGTCCCTGGGTCTCGTTACCATGCTGCTCGTCTATTTAACGAATGCCGCAAGCCGCAAAGTGGGGGAAACGAGCCTATGGTAA
- a CDS encoding extracellular solute-binding protein, with protein sequence MKSLKWTWAAAAAVALTVSGCGNNNNNEPAASSSDASGASQSASATASGSASASAALPEPAKIRIFTENNTAWPPKPDWGVWKWVKEETNIDVEQVLATGPESLALAVSSGDMPDVLSVFPNDVQKFGSQGAFEDLSKHLDQMPNVKAFLDSHPDVMSRVVSPNGEIYSIINDGAGEGSQMVWFYRDDIFKKNNLEVPKTWDELYTVAKKLKEIYPDSYPFLFRHGLSTLDTFGPSFDIYPEFYQDPADPTKMKFGLEDPNAKTMVEWLNKFVKEKLIPPDWLTMDYKAWTQFMSTNKAFVTVQFIGQIEIMNSQLTDGHLQFMAPPIGAGDKPYLPKGGQEGYGLAVASTSKNMDAAFRYLDYIFSEKGKDIQSWGKEGETYTVVDGKRKFNDNYKEANDLRVISGIQTAATYGWFDFNAWLSLVKPEEQYAYVEAPKYRFPVAYSRPNLTADEAAALSTSNDQLWKFWTGEVTKFINGDRPLTEWDAFIKELGKHDLEKVRTTYQTALDRQLANTK encoded by the coding sequence ATGAAATCGTTGAAATGGACATGGGCGGCCGCGGCGGCGGTCGCGCTGACCGTAAGCGGATGCGGCAACAACAATAACAATGAGCCGGCCGCAAGCTCATCTGACGCAAGCGGAGCGAGCCAGTCCGCCTCGGCAACGGCGAGCGGATCGGCGAGCGCGTCGGCTGCGCTGCCGGAGCCGGCGAAGATTCGCATCTTCACCGAGAACAACACAGCCTGGCCGCCCAAGCCGGACTGGGGCGTATGGAAGTGGGTCAAGGAAGAGACCAACATCGACGTCGAGCAGGTGCTCGCGACCGGTCCGGAATCGCTGGCCTTGGCGGTCTCTTCGGGCGACATGCCCGACGTACTGTCCGTATTCCCGAACGACGTTCAGAAGTTCGGCTCGCAAGGCGCCTTCGAAGATCTGTCCAAGCATTTGGATCAGATGCCGAACGTCAAGGCGTTCCTCGACAGCCATCCGGACGTCATGTCCCGCGTGGTGTCGCCGAACGGCGAGATTTACAGCATTATTAACGACGGCGCGGGCGAAGGCAGCCAGATGGTCTGGTTCTACCGCGACGACATCTTCAAGAAGAACAATCTCGAGGTTCCGAAGACATGGGACGAGCTGTACACGGTGGCCAAGAAGCTCAAGGAAATTTATCCCGACAGCTATCCGTTCCTGTTCCGCCACGGCCTGAGCACGCTCGATACGTTCGGCCCTTCCTTCGACATCTATCCGGAGTTCTATCAGGATCCGGCCGATCCGACCAAGATGAAGTTCGGTCTCGAAGACCCGAACGCCAAGACGATGGTCGAGTGGCTCAACAAGTTTGTGAAGGAAAAGCTCATCCCGCCGGACTGGCTGACGATGGACTACAAGGCTTGGACGCAGTTCATGTCGACCAACAAGGCGTTCGTCACCGTACAGTTCATCGGCCAGATCGAGATCATGAACAGCCAGCTGACCGACGGCCATCTGCAGTTCATGGCGCCTCCGATCGGCGCCGGCGACAAGCCTTACCTGCCGAAGGGCGGTCAAGAGGGCTACGGCCTCGCAGTCGCCTCTACGTCCAAGAACATGGATGCGGCCTTCCGCTATCTGGACTACATTTTCTCCGAGAAGGGCAAGGACATCCAGAGCTGGGGCAAGGAAGGCGAGACGTATACGGTCGTGGACGGCAAGCGCAAGTTCAACGATAACTACAAGGAAGCGAACGACCTGCGCGTCATCTCCGGCATCCAGACCGCCGCGACCTACGGCTGGTTCGACTTCAACGCCTGGCTCTCGCTGGTCAAGCCGGAAGAGCAGTACGCATACGTCGAGGCGCCGAAGTACCGGTTCCCCGTCGCCTACAGCCGTCCGAACCTGACCGCCGACGAAGCGGCCGCGCTCTCGACGTCGAACGACCAGCTGTGGAAGTTCTGGACGGGAGAAGTCACGAAGTTCATCAACGGCGACCGACCGCTCACCGAGTGGGACGCCTTCATCAAGGAGCTCGGCAAGCATGATCTCGAGAAGGTCCGCACGACTTACCAGACGGCGCTCGATCGTCAGCTCGCGAATACGAAGTAA
- a CDS encoding helix-turn-helix domain-containing protein, translated as MKLQPLRYFRNFSTTLFLRLMAGFLSIIILLVSLTAYALSVSKSNVREEIVKYNTLMLDTTMENYEKHFDIIRKQMYLFMFSDRVQKLQREPRYSDFGAIVTDIQTQVSNSNLYIADIVFYSKSHNFVIDKSASTTPDNLFDVFMAGDQYPKSFWDRQFEENYTNRTFPADRFYSDVFTGRQEVVGDYIPIIFKRADNRDFYMAVFLDANRMYEAFHQSLNDDFIIYDFEGQTIFERSDIGEFPALASLKSRTGNEFVMDNRYHFFRTSISGRTYMHRLPVAQIASQTRLNLTLVVLVVAVVLLSLVMALLLAARINNPFKKLVDSIRGANDEEPYRSSIREFDLIGSQLQDKNKLMKQWAFIHLLRDIRGSGREAAKLEFTDKPFVFVLFQVVEKKGASWDDGTFSSWLYYMKVFIEDKLNRVFPDALTNQVEYNQILSLVFIDRLETLQELLREMKTVFDQDRDSGTITIAVTSIYDRSDQISAAFKEVRERIDDRGLVDETQIVFSSSSRHAEIAFTQEEEAEFRANLREGNGEVLERLMERFFAKQRDRELTAAAWLGFAETVTERIRSAAADQLGAPAADAILKNAEQLIEGCVTVEALELLLLDWIRRAAAEIDGKKDRKDTVTTFVMDFVNEHLSEEIYLDALAEKLNLSSGYLSTYFKDKTGKNFVEYVNETRIKEAAAMLVNGRSKIQEVAEAVGYRNIASFNRMFKKYTGLRPSDYRKSMQGAAEE; from the coding sequence ATGAAGCTCCAGCCGCTGCGTTATTTTCGCAATTTCTCGACAACGCTCTTCCTTCGCCTGATGGCGGGTTTCTTGAGTATCATCATTCTCCTCGTATCTCTGACCGCGTACGCGCTGTCCGTCTCCAAGAGCAATGTCCGCGAAGAAATCGTCAAGTACAATACGCTGATGCTGGACACCACGATGGAGAATTACGAGAAGCATTTCGACATTATCCGCAAGCAAATGTACCTCTTCATGTTCAGCGACCGCGTCCAGAAGCTGCAGCGCGAACCGCGCTATTCGGACTTTGGCGCGATCGTTACCGATATCCAGACGCAAGTGTCGAACTCGAATTTGTATATCGCCGACATCGTATTCTACTCCAAGTCCCATAACTTCGTCATCGACAAGTCGGCGAGCACGACGCCGGACAATCTTTTTGACGTGTTCATGGCCGGAGATCAATATCCCAAGTCCTTTTGGGACCGGCAATTCGAAGAGAACTACACCAACCGGACGTTTCCTGCGGACCGCTTTTATTCCGACGTATTTACCGGCAGGCAGGAGGTCGTAGGCGATTATATCCCCATCATCTTCAAGCGCGCGGATAACCGCGATTTTTATATGGCGGTCTTTCTTGACGCGAACCGGATGTACGAGGCGTTTCACCAGTCGCTGAACGACGACTTCATCATCTATGATTTCGAGGGACAGACGATCTTCGAGCGCTCGGACATCGGCGAATTTCCTGCGCTCGCCAGTCTCAAGTCGCGGACCGGGAACGAGTTCGTCATGGACAACCGCTATCATTTTTTCAGGACAAGCATCAGCGGAAGGACGTACATGCATCGGCTGCCCGTCGCGCAGATCGCTTCCCAGACGCGTCTTAATCTGACGCTCGTCGTGCTCGTCGTCGCGGTTGTGCTGCTCAGCCTCGTCATGGCGCTGCTGCTGGCCGCCCGCATCAACAATCCGTTCAAAAAGCTGGTCGACTCGATCCGGGGCGCGAACGACGAGGAGCCTTACCGGTCGAGTATCCGGGAGTTCGACTTGATCGGCAGCCAGCTGCAGGATAAAAACAAGCTGATGAAGCAGTGGGCGTTCATCCATTTGCTCAGGGACATCCGGGGGAGCGGCCGCGAAGCCGCGAAGCTCGAGTTTACGGACAAGCCGTTTGTGTTCGTCCTGTTCCAGGTCGTCGAGAAGAAGGGGGCGAGCTGGGACGACGGAACTTTCAGCAGCTGGCTTTATTATATGAAGGTATTTATCGAGGACAAGCTGAACCGCGTGTTCCCCGACGCGCTGACGAACCAGGTGGAATACAACCAGATTCTAAGTCTGGTGTTCATCGACCGGCTGGAGACGCTGCAAGAGCTGCTGCGCGAGATGAAGACGGTGTTCGATCAGGACAGGGACAGCGGCACGATCACGATCGCGGTCACTTCGATCTACGATCGCTCCGATCAGATCAGCGCCGCCTTCAAGGAGGTGCGGGAGCGGATCGACGATCGCGGCCTCGTCGACGAGACGCAGATCGTCTTTTCCTCTTCGAGCAGGCACGCCGAGATCGCCTTTACTCAAGAAGAGGAGGCCGAGTTCAGGGCGAACCTGCGAGAAGGCAACGGAGAGGTGCTGGAGCGGCTCATGGAGCGTTTCTTCGCGAAGCAGCGCGACCGGGAGCTGACGGCTGCCGCTTGGCTGGGATTCGCCGAGACGGTGACGGAGCGAATCCGAAGCGCGGCAGCCGATCAGCTCGGCGCGCCGGCCGCGGACGCGATCCTGAAAAATGCGGAGCAGCTCATCGAGGGATGCGTCACCGTGGAGGCGCTGGAGCTTCTGCTGCTCGATTGGATACGCCGGGCTGCGGCGGAGATCGACGGCAAAAAGGACCGCAAGGATACGGTGACCACTTTCGTCATGGACTTCGTGAACGAGCATCTGTCGGAGGAAATCTATCTCGATGCGCTTGCGGAAAAGCTGAACCTCAGCAGCGGCTACCTGTCGACTTACTTCAAGGACAAGACCGGCAAAAACTTCGTCGAGTACGTGAACGAGACGCGAATCAAAGAAGCGGCAGCCATGCTCGTAAACGGCCGTTCCAAGATCCAGGAAGTGGCGGAGGCTGTCGGCTATCGCAACATCGCGTCGTTCAACCGGATGTTCAAGAAGTATACGGGTCTTCGGCCCAGCGATTACCGGAAGAGTATGCAAGGCGCTGCGGAGGAATGA
- a CDS encoding AraC family transcriptional regulator: MTVHRTREPDRLTNRDYMHRALPFRLYVHELSGDVDVHWHEFFELGFVVSGAGEHVLNGRSAPLRPGTLFLLTPADFHAINKPSGPPCVHYNLIFSDEALRDELRALLLAPRTDSLVVHFEEADAVRIRAEFERIEAELRQGQRPGASLIVQGTIERILVELIRRVPSEPIRPSQDHGCDRAVRQAVSYMQIHFREPLTLEATAAQAHLSPNYFSRRFRELTGMTYQRFLQDLRLQFASALLKVSRLPVTEICFASGFNTLPHFERAFKAAFGHSPRAYRRTADD, encoded by the coding sequence ATGACCGTCCATCGAACCCGCGAGCCCGATCGGCTCACGAATCGCGATTACATGCACCGGGCGCTTCCGTTCCGTCTGTATGTGCACGAGTTGTCGGGAGACGTCGACGTGCATTGGCACGAGTTTTTCGAGCTCGGCTTCGTCGTCTCCGGCGCGGGCGAGCATGTGCTGAACGGCCGGTCGGCCCCGCTGCGGCCCGGCACGCTGTTTTTGCTGACGCCGGCGGACTTTCACGCGATTAACAAACCATCCGGCCCGCCCTGCGTCCACTACAATCTCATCTTCTCCGACGAGGCGCTGCGCGACGAGCTTCGAGCCCTGTTGTTGGCCCCTCGCACGGACAGCCTCGTCGTTCACTTCGAAGAAGCGGATGCCGTCCGTATTCGCGCCGAGTTCGAACGTATCGAGGCGGAGCTGCGCCAAGGGCAGCGTCCGGGCGCCAGCCTGATCGTCCAAGGGACGATCGAGCGGATCCTGGTCGAGCTGATCCGGCGCGTTCCCTCCGAGCCGATCCGCCCGTCGCAGGACCATGGCTGCGACCGGGCCGTCAGACAAGCCGTCTCCTATATGCAGATTCACTTCCGCGAGCCGCTGACGCTCGAGGCGACCGCTGCGCAAGCCCATTTGTCTCCCAACTATTTCAGTCGCCGCTTCAGGGAGCTGACCGGCATGACGTACCAACGCTTCCTCCAGGATCTGCGGCTTCAGTTCGCAAGCGCTTTGCTCAAGGTGTCGCGGCTGCCCGTCACCGAGATTTGCTTCGCATCCGGCTTCAATACGCTGCCCCATTTCGAACGGGCGTTCAAAGCCGCCTTCGGCCATTCCCCCAGAGCGTATCGCAGAACGGCCGATGACTGA
- a CDS encoding phytanoyl-CoA dioxygenase family protein, whose translation MTQSVLNDNEVAFYRNEGYYLHKKPLFSPARMAELTEIFEDQLAQKGSKLSDELDTPHFRDERLLSFLMSDEVLDLVEPIVGPNIGLWSSHFICKDPHVGRATPWHEDSAYWEGRLSSYDKIVTVWLAIDRSNRENGCMRVIPGTHRGGFSEYEDIDTGRNLFPTQIKGQIDESKAVYFELEPGECSLHDSRIIHGAEPNTSPYRRCGYTMRYFSTEARVYPERNPGFKIWLARGKDVAGSPFVNV comes from the coding sequence ATGACGCAGTCCGTATTGAACGACAACGAAGTCGCGTTTTATCGCAACGAAGGTTATTATTTGCATAAGAAGCCGCTGTTCTCCCCGGCACGCATGGCGGAGCTGACGGAGATCTTCGAGGATCAGCTCGCGCAGAAGGGCTCGAAGCTGTCCGACGAGCTCGATACGCCGCACTTTCGCGACGAACGCCTGCTCTCGTTTTTGATGAGCGACGAGGTGCTGGATTTGGTCGAGCCGATCGTCGGTCCGAATATCGGGCTATGGTCCAGCCACTTTATCTGCAAGGACCCGCACGTTGGGCGGGCCACGCCATGGCATGAAGACTCCGCTTACTGGGAAGGACGGCTCAGCTCCTACGACAAGATCGTGACCGTGTGGCTCGCGATCGACCGGAGCAACCGGGAAAACGGCTGCATGCGCGTCATTCCGGGTACCCACCGTGGCGGGTTCTCCGAGTACGAGGACATCGATACCGGACGCAACTTGTTCCCGACGCAAATCAAGGGTCAGATCGACGAAAGTAAGGCGGTCTACTTCGAGTTGGAGCCGGGGGAGTGCTCGCTCCACGATTCGCGCATCATCCACGGCGCCGAACCCAACACGAGCCCGTATAGACGGTGCGGCTATACGATGCGCTACTTTTCCACCGAAGCCCGCGTCTATCCGGAGCGCAATCCGGGCTTCAAGATCTGGCTCGCCCGCGGCAAGGATGTCGCCGGCAGCCCGTTCGTCAACGTATAA